A stretch of the Streptomyces sp. NBC_01428 genome encodes the following:
- a CDS encoding VOC family protein produces MTIRRIVPDFQVASDQDMTTNRDFYGLLGFEEVMNQGWVMTLASPANPTAQISFLTEERTAPVVPDLSVEVEDVDAVYAQVLASGAEIVRDLQDEEWGVRRFFVRDPNGRVVNVLGHRG; encoded by the coding sequence ATGACCATCCGCAGGATCGTCCCCGACTTCCAGGTCGCCTCCGACCAGGACATGACGACGAACCGCGACTTCTACGGCCTGCTCGGGTTCGAGGAGGTCATGAACCAGGGCTGGGTCATGACCCTCGCCTCCCCGGCCAACCCCACCGCCCAGATCAGCTTCCTCACCGAGGAACGCACCGCGCCCGTCGTCCCCGACCTGAGCGTGGAGGTCGAGGACGTCGACGCCGTGTACGCGCAGGTCCTGGCGTCGGGCGCGGAGATCGTGCGGGACCTGCAGGACGAGGAATGGGGCGTACGACGGTTCTTCGTCCGCGATCCGAACGGGCGGGTGGTGAACGTGCTGGGGCATCGGGGCTGA
- a CDS encoding levansucrase: MDAQQQQQSAPGAYLAFVQGRLTEDGCATRWEDWAGVPVLVGRRAEFRMSWMATKLHLFTVAAAVPEITVPVVAAFTDQVMQYAKDTKGGLPVGLQNGVGAFPVLVSDRVDPAAVQWAEAQQRVKFACMTRPVVVDSSRQYVGMYRGKPALGRVYASYFIEKGTRYFHAQ, translated from the coding sequence ATGGACGCACAGCAGCAACAGCAGTCGGCGCCCGGCGCCTACCTGGCCTTCGTGCAGGGACGGTTGACCGAGGACGGATGCGCCACGCGGTGGGAGGACTGGGCCGGGGTGCCCGTGCTCGTCGGGCGGCGGGCCGAGTTCCGGATGAGCTGGATGGCCACGAAGCTGCATCTGTTCACCGTGGCCGCGGCGGTCCCGGAGATAACCGTGCCCGTCGTCGCCGCCTTCACCGACCAGGTGATGCAGTACGCCAAGGACACCAAGGGCGGTCTGCCCGTCGGCCTCCAGAACGGCGTCGGCGCCTTCCCTGTGCTGGTCAGCGACCGGGTCGATCCGGCGGCCGTGCAGTGGGCCGAGGCGCAGCAGCGGGTCAAGTTCGCCTGTATGACGCGGCCCGTCGTCGTCGACAGTTCTCGTCAGTACGTGGGGATGTACCGCGGCAAGCCGGCCCTCGGCCGTGTCTACGCCTCGTACTTCATCGAGAAGGGGACCCGGTACTTCCACGCCCAGTGA
- a CDS encoding DUF2269 family protein, with the protein MTKFLLAVHVIAAIVAVGPVTVAASMFPPAARRAFGAPGDADALATTRLLHRICRVYAVVGVAVPVFGFATASNMGVLGDTWLIVSIVLTALAAGVLALLVLPRQSAVLETAEGDRVVEEAPGERATAARAATVRLAIVTGIFNLLWATVTVLMIIRPGSTTGA; encoded by the coding sequence GTGACCAAGTTCCTCCTCGCCGTCCACGTCATCGCCGCCATCGTCGCCGTCGGGCCCGTGACCGTCGCCGCGAGCATGTTCCCGCCGGCCGCGCGCCGGGCCTTCGGTGCGCCGGGTGATGCCGACGCCCTCGCGACCACGCGGCTGCTGCACCGCATCTGTCGTGTGTACGCCGTCGTCGGCGTCGCCGTCCCCGTGTTCGGGTTCGCCACGGCGAGCAACATGGGCGTGCTCGGCGACACCTGGCTGATCGTCTCCATCGTGCTGACCGCGCTCGCGGCCGGCGTCCTCGCGCTGCTCGTGCTGCCTCGCCAGAGCGCCGTCCTGGAGACGGCCGAGGGGGACCGAGTGGTGGAGGAGGCGCCGGGAGAGAGGGCAACGGCCGCCCGCGCGGCGACCGTTCGGCTCGCCATAGTCACCGGGATCTTCAACCTGCTGTGGGCCACCGTCACGGTCCTGATGATCATTCGCCCCGGGTCCACGACAGGGGCCTGA
- a CDS encoding GlxA family transcriptional regulator, which yields MHTVAVLALDQVIPFDLSAPIDTFGWARLPDGRPAYRTRVCSVTPDAEVSAGAFTLRAPHGLEALAEADTIVLPGRSDLSLPLPPGVAEALRAAAANGTRIASVCVGAFVFAATGLLDGLRATTHWRAAAELAARHPAVTVDPNVLYVDNGQFLTSAGAAAALDMCLHMIRNDHGSAVAADAARLSVMPLEREGGQAQFIVHAQPPAPAGTAMEPLLAWLEENAERELTLEDIAVEAGTSTRTLNRRFREQTGTTPLQWLHLARVRRAQYLLETTRHPVERIATQAGFGSPTAFRERFKRVVGTSPQAYRRAFQGERAA from the coding sequence ATGCACACCGTGGCCGTACTGGCGCTCGACCAGGTCATCCCGTTCGACCTCTCCGCCCCGATCGACACATTCGGCTGGGCCAGACTGCCGGACGGCCGCCCTGCGTACCGGACCCGCGTCTGCTCGGTCACGCCGGACGCGGAGGTGAGCGCGGGTGCCTTCACCCTGCGCGCGCCGCACGGCCTGGAGGCGCTCGCCGAGGCCGACACGATCGTCCTGCCGGGCCGGTCCGACCTGTCACTGCCCCTCCCGCCGGGCGTCGCGGAGGCGCTGCGCGCGGCCGCCGCGAACGGCACCCGGATCGCGTCGGTCTGCGTCGGCGCGTTCGTCTTCGCGGCCACGGGTCTCCTGGACGGTCTGCGGGCGACGACGCACTGGCGGGCGGCGGCGGAACTGGCCGCCCGTCACCCGGCGGTGACCGTCGACCCGAACGTCCTCTACGTCGACAACGGCCAGTTCCTCACGTCGGCGGGCGCGGCGGCGGCCCTGGACATGTGCCTGCACATGATCCGGAACGACCACGGCTCGGCGGTCGCGGCCGACGCGGCACGGCTGTCGGTCATGCCCCTCGAACGGGAGGGAGGGCAGGCCCAGTTCATCGTCCACGCGCAGCCGCCGGCGCCGGCGGGCACGGCGATGGAGCCGCTCCTCGCCTGGCTGGAGGAGAACGCGGAACGCGAACTGACCCTGGAGGACATCGCCGTCGAGGCCGGCACGAGCACCCGCACCCTCAATCGCCGTTTCCGCGAACAGACCGGCACGACGCCCTTGCAGTGGCTGCACCTGGCCCGGGTCCGCCGCGCCCAGTACCTCCTGGAGACGACCCGTCACCCGGTCGAACGCATCGCGACCCAGGCGGGCTTCGGCTCCCCGACGGCGTTCCGGGAACGCTTCAAAAGGGTGGTCGGCACGAGCCCCCAGGCGTACCGGCGGGCGTTCCAGGGGGAGAGGGCGGCCTGA
- a CDS encoding DUF397 domain-containing protein, whose product MNPAPPAAVRTSPWFTSSYSNGAGGECVECALDADGILVRDSKRAAGSVVAFGSRSWRTFVETLAAKPSRGRDA is encoded by the coding sequence ATGAACCCTGCACCGCCCGCGGCCGTCCGCACCTCTCCGTGGTTCACGTCGTCCTACAGCAACGGCGCGGGCGGCGAGTGTGTCGAGTGCGCTCTCGACGCGGACGGCATCCTCGTGCGGGATTCGAAGCGGGCCGCCGGGTCCGTCGTCGCATTCGGCTCGCGTTCTTGGCGAACCTTCGTGGAGACCTTGGCTGCGAAGCCCTCACGCGGACGAGACGCGTGA